In Brassica rapa cultivar Chiifu-401-42 chromosome A06, CAAS_Brap_v3.01, whole genome shotgun sequence, a single window of DNA contains:
- the LOC103872644 gene encoding uncharacterized protein LOC103872644: MVRSTDTWTWNVLLSLRPIAQQFLKCRVGNGDSASFWYDCWTPFGRLLDHIGPTGPCNLRIPLTATVSKASDGVNWTLPQPRSDSALTLHIHLTTVMPPHASAEPDSNMWIVNGTDCHGFSSGKTWDMLRPRSTFKQWAQTIWFKGHIPKHAFTMWVANLNRLPTKDRLIRWGLNIQPSCCLCTTAAESRNHLLITCGYAEFVWHHILQKLNRSHLFYSWTELMSWIRKPSSATPSTLKMVAAQATVYHLWKQRNISLHNGVCLPPHTFVRLIDREVRNVITGRRGRKRFEGLMVRWLS, translated from the coding sequence ATGGTAAGGTCGACAGATACTTGGACTTGGAATGTGTTACTATCACTAAGACCTATCGCGCAACAGTTTCTAAAGTGTCGAGTGGGAAATGGTGACAGTGCAAGCTTCTGGTACGACTGTTGGACCCCTTTTGGTCGGCTTCTGGATCACATTGGACCCACTGGTCCTTGTAATTTGAGAATACCACTAACAGCCACAGTGTCCAAAGCCTCAGACGGCGTGAACTGGACGCTGCCACAACCTAGGTCAGACAGTGCTCTAACTCTTCATATCCATCTAACAACTGTCATGCCTCCTCACGCCTCTGCTGAACCGGACTCTAATATGTGGATTGTTAACGGAACCGACTGTCATGGCTTCTCGTCAGGCAAAACTTGGGATATGCTTAGACCTCGCTCAACTTTTAAACAGTGGGCTCAGACTATCTGGTTTAAAGGACACATACCAAAGCATGCTTTCACTATGTGGGTTGCAAACCTGAACCGTCTCCCAACAAAGGATAGGCTGATCAGATGGGGCCTGAATATCCAACCGTCCTGCTGTCTGTGTACCACTGCTGCTGAGTCTAGGAACCATCTATTAATCACTTGTGGTTATGCGGAATTTGTTTGGCACCATATCCTACAGAAGCTCAATAGGTCTCACCTCTTCTACTCTTGGACAGAGCTTATGTCATGGATCAGAAAACCCTCTTCAGCAACGCCTTCAACACTAAAAATGGTGGCGGCCCAGGCGACAGTGTATCATTTATGGAAGCAGAGGAATATCAGCCTACACAATGGAGTCTGTCTACCCCCTCACACTTTCGTTAGGCTCATTGATCGCGAGGTCCGCAACGTAATCACAGGAAGAAGGGGAAGAAAGCGCTTTGAAGGTCTTATGGTTCGATGGCTTTCTTAA
- the LOC103828318 gene encoding uncharacterized protein LOC103828318, producing the protein MSSGAYYRSWMDKPHLDPNTNLLTEEYVQGIGEFMRLVQQQPDAKSGMLRCPCSTCNNNKVIKEFDVWTHLYMKGFSRNYKVWYLHGETGYEYGSTSEPQPVSELQPDIRLEEPRTDIDYGVGTEQMVHDHYRGEEPNPESRRFFDMLDAGKQPLYQNCRDGHSVLSSATRLMGIKTDYNLAEECMDAITDFVKGILPEDNLAPGSYYEVQKLVAGLQLPYEVIDVCIDNCMIYWRADETRNVCKFCGKPRYQETRGRVPIPFKRMWYLPLTERLKRLYQCERTAKAMRWHAEHSTNGEIRHPSDAKAWKHFQSTYPEFAEERRNVYLGLSTDGFSPFGKHGRQYSLWPVIVTPYNLPPSLCMRREFLFLSILVPGPDHPKRSLDVFLQPLIYELQQLWAHGFETYDVSCKENFQMRAVLMWTISDFPAYGMLSGWTTHGRLSCPYCQDDTDAFQLKNGRKTCWFDCHRRFLPPDHPYRRSKTSFTKNKQVFDGPPEEVSGENLLKQFRDFDAERTPDVGGHENIRVSAVGELHNWHKKSIFWDLPYWKTHLLRHNLDVMHIEKNFFDNLMNTVLNIQGKTKDNLKSRLDLVDICDRSELHVDENGTAPFPIYRLDGARKEEFFDWITDKVKFPDGYASNLGNCVDRSEGKFSGLKSHDCHVIMQRLLPFAFSALLPRNVHEAIAGISVFFRDLCSRVVTEEGINNLKTNAPVSMCNLEKIFPPSFFDVMEHLAIHLARELELGGPVQYRWMYIFERYMHHLKKMVKNQSRVEGSIVAQVINEETAIFAENYFPPEVHTKHRRPARHDDRGERATYHVTVPSMFKEIGRLSGKFTKRRLTDTEHAHLQTYLLTNCEDVLQYESVYMAELRMTHRHATEDELQQLRDNGFAVWLRSYVNDGLARGFVFDDWIREFVQGPNYVVKSYPKFCTRGYAFTRKGHSKTTYDAGVSSSSGDDVYYGNIKEILEIQFPGMVGLRCVVFYCDWYDTTPDRGVKIDAFGVTSVHSRRKLQYYDPFILGSQADQVCYISYPRVTYRDDPWVTVTQINPRGRVDGTSDDDEPLQPESTSNAQAVEDLANVELVEDLTEFGLDAVVHSEPEAEVGEFDEDSEDSD; encoded by the exons ATGTCTTCAGGAGCTTATTATCGTTCGTGGATGGAtaaacctcatttggatcccaaCACTaatttgcttacggaagaatacgttCAAGGAATTGGAGAATTCATGAGGCTTGTTCAACAGCAACCGGATGCAAAAagtggtatgttaagatgtccctgCTCTACTTGCAATAATAATaaggttataaaagaatttgatgtttggactcatttgtATATGAAAGGGTTTTCACGTAATTATAAAGTTTGGTACCTTCATGGGGAAACTGGTTATGaatatggtagtactagcgaacctcagcctgtTAGTGAACTTCAGCCTGATATTAGGTTAGAAGAACCTAGAACGGATATAGAttatggtgtaggtactgagcagatggtacatGATCATTATAGAGGGGAAGAACCAAATCCCGAATCTAGGAGATTTTTTGATATGTTAGATGCAGGAAAACAACCTTTGTATCAAAATtgtagagatggtcattcagtcTTATCATCTGCAACTAGATTAATGGGTATTAAGACAgactataatttggctgaagaatgCATGGATGCGATTACTGATTTTGTCAAAGGTATTCTACCTGAGGATAACCTTGCACCGggttcatactacgaggttcagaaacttgtAGCCGGTCTTCAACTACCGTACGAAGTGATAGATGTATGTattgacaactgcatgatctactggaGAGCGGATGAGACACGAAAtgtatgcaaattttgtgggaaaccTCGTTATCAGGAGACGAGGGGAAGAGTTCCGATCCCGTTCAAaagaatgtggtatttgcctttgacggaaagattGAAGAGGTTGTATCAGTGTGAGCGCACAGCAAaagcaatgagatggcatgcagaGCATTCCACAAATGGTGAGattagacatccttcagatgcgaAGGCTTGGAAACATTTCCAGTCAACATATCCAGAATTTGCggaagagagaagaaatgtttatcttggattatctactgatggtttcagcccgtttggaaagcatggaagacagtattctctatggccagttaTCGTGACCCCGTACAACTTACCGCCGAGCTTGTgcatgcgacgagagtttttgtttctctcaatTCTCGTCCCCGGTCCAGATCATCCTAAAAGATCACTAGATGTGTTTCTTCAACCActgatatatgagttgcaacaactatgggcgcATGGTTTTgagacatacgatgtttcgtgcaaagaaaactttcagatgcgggcagtacttatgtggacaataagtgactttccagcatatggtatgttatctggatggacaacacatgggaggctatcatgtccatattgtcaagatgacaccgatgctttccaactaaagaacggaaggaaaacgtgttggtttgactgtcacagacgATTTCTTCCACCTGATCATCCATACCGCAGGAGTAAGACttcgtttacgaagaacaagcagGTGTTTGATGGTCCACCTGAGGAAGTTAGTGGGGAAAATTTGTTGAAGCAGTTTAGGGATTTTgatgcagaaaggacgccagatgTAGGTGGACATGAAAACATTCGAGTCAGTGCGGTTGGAGagctacataactggcacaaaaagagTATTTTCTGGGATCTGCCATATTGGAAGACTCATCTATTgcggcataatttagatgtcatgcatattgagaagaacttctTCGACAATCTGATGAACACAGTCCTTAACATCCAAGGTAAAAcgaaggataatttgaagtcaaggttggatttagtcgatatctGTGATCGTTCTGAACTTCACGTTGATGAGAACGGTACGGCCCCTTTTCCCATTTATCGGCTGGATGGTGCTAGAAAAGAagagttctttgattggattacaGATAAAGTGAAATTTCCTGACGGATATGCATCAAATTTGGGGAACTGCGTTGATAGAAGCGAAGGAAAGTTTAGTGGcttgaagagtcatgattgtcatgtaatTATGCAGCGCCTCCTCCCGTTTGCTTTTTCAGCATTATTGCCAcgtaatgttcatgaagcaattgcagggataagtgttTTCTTCCGCGACTTATGCAGCAGAGTAGTGACTGAAGAGGGTATTAATAATTTGAAGACAAACGCACCAGTCAGCatgtgcaaccttgagaagatatttcctccatcATTCTTTGATGTAATGGAACATCTTGCTATTCATCTCgcaagagaattggaacttggtggtcctgtgcagtacaGATGGATGTATATTTTTGAGCGTTATATGCATCATCTGAAGAAGATGGTCAAAAATCAAAGCAGGGTGGAAGGATCTATAGTGGCACAggtgatcaatgaagaaactgcaATCTTTGCTGAAAATTATTTTCCACCAGAAGTGCATACAAAACAccgaagacctgctcggcatgatgacaGAGGGGAGAGAGCAACATATCATGTTACTGTCCCAAGCATGTTCAAGGAAAtaggacgacttagcggaaaattCACGAAGCGCAGACTTACGGACACTGAGCACgctcatttgcaaacatatttgctCACCAACTGTGAAGATGTTCTACAATATGAgag tgTATATATGGCGGAGTTGCGTATGACTCACAGGCATGCAACAGAAGATGAGCTTCAACAACTTAGAGATAACGGATTTGCTGTGTGGCTTCGTAGTTAT gtgaatgatggtttggccagaggtttTGTGTTCGATGATTGGATACGCGAATTTGTGCAGGGACCAAACTATGTGGTCAaatcatatccaaaattttgtacgcgaggatatgcattcacaaggAAAGGTCATTCTAAGACAACATATGATGCTggtgtttcatcttcttccgGTGACGATGTCTACTACGGCAACATAAAAGAAATATTGGAAATCCAATTTCCTGGAATGGTTGGATTGCGTTGTGTAGTATTCTATTGTGATTGGTATGACACCACCCCAGATAGAGGAGTGAAGATTGATGcgtttggtgttacatcagttcATTCGCGGCGGAAACTTCAATACTATGATCCCTTCATTCTTGGTTCGCAAGCTGATCAG GTATGTTACATCAGTTACCCTCGGGTGACgtacagagatgatccatgggtcaCTGTAACGCAAATCAACCCAAGAGGACGAGTGGATGGAacttctgatgatgatgaaccaTTGCAACCAGAGTCTACCAGCAACGCCCAGGCAGTTGAAGATTTGGCAAATGTTGAACTCGTTGAGGATTTGACTGAGTTTGGACTTGATGCTGTTGTACATTCGGAACCAGAAGCTGAGGTTGGGGAGTTTGATGAAGATTCAGAAGATtcggattag
- the LOC103872552 gene encoding PRA1 family protein F1, translating to MTTIYGTNPTAANDLAPKLEYITRTNNQHHVRPGLATRRPWKQMLDLRSFHFPRKIASVITRIKTNVVYFQTNYTIVVLFSVFLSLIWKPFALLILLALIGAWLFLYFLRDEPLTVFDREIDHRVVLIVMSVLTLSVLFLTDAKLNIAVAVVVGVVVVLLHAAVRKTEEINQNEDETSPLLPQV from the coding sequence ATGACAACAATATACGGTACAAATCCGACGGCAGCTAACGACCTAGCCCCAAAACTGGAGTACATCACACGCACCAACAACCAACACCACGTAAGACCCGGCCTAGCCACGCGCCGCCCATGGAAGCAAATGCTCGACCTACGCTCCTTCCACTTCCCACGTAAGATAGCCTCAGTAATCACCCGAATCAAAACCAACGTCGTCTACTTCCAAACCAACTACACCATCGTCGTCCTCTTCTCTGTGTTTCTCAGTCTGATCTGGAAACCCTTCGCCCTCCTAATCCTACTGGCCCTTATCGGTGCGTGGTTGTTCCTCTACTTCCTCCGCGATGAACCACTCACTGTATTCGACCGAGAGATCGACCACCGTGTTGTCCTTATTGTCATGTCTGTTCTCACTCTCTCGGTCCTTTTCTTAACTGACGCAAAACTCAATATTGCCGTGGCCGTCGTGGTAGGCGTGGTGGTTGTATTGTTACACGCAGCTGTTAGGAAAACCGAAGAGATTAACCAAAACGAAGATGAAACCAGTCCTTTACTTCCCCAAGTATAA
- the LOC103872553 gene encoding inorganic pyrophosphatase 2: protein MANKNNIVIVFHFDKTIIDVDSDNWVVDELGFTDLFDQLLPTMPFNSLMARMMKELHDHGKTIEEIKQVLRRIPIHPRVIPAIKSAHALGCELRIVSDANTLFIETVLEHLGIREYFSEINTNPGLVDEQGRLIVSPYHDFTKSSHGCSRCPPNMCKGLIIERIQASFTKEGNKMKMIYLGDGAGDYCPSLRLKAEDYMMPRKNFPVWDLISQNPTLVKATVRDWTDGEAMERILMGIINEIILSPEEEKMLSSDHCKISVGIVHEPLVPLALQVPLSLVK, encoded by the exons ATGGCTAACAAGAACAACATTGTCATTGTATTCCATTTTGACAAGACGATCATCGACGTGGACAGTGATAATTGGGTCGTGGATGAACTTGGCTTCACTGATCTGTTCGACCAGCTTCTCCCCACAATGCCCTTTAACTCTCTCATG GCTCGGATGATGAAGGAGCTTCATGATCATGGCAAAACCATTGAAGAAATCAAACAAGTCTTGAGAAGAATCCCCATCCATCCTCGCGTCATCCCTGCTATCAAATCTGCTCATGCGTTAGG GTGCGAGCTGAGAATAGTGAGCGACGCGAACACGTTATTCATCGAAACGGTTCTTGAACATCTCGGGATTCGTGAGTATTTCTCTGAGATTAATACAAATCCTGGACTTGTAGATGAACAAGGAAGGTTAATAGTATCTCCTTACCATGACTTCACCAAATCCTCCCACGGTTGCTCTCGTTGCCCTCCTAACATGTGCAAG ggTTTGATAATTGAGAGGATTCAAGCTTCTTTTACCAAAGAAGGAAACAAGATGAAGATGATCTATCTTGGAGATGGTGCTGGTGACTATTGTCCGAGTCTTAGACTCAAAGCTGAAGATTACATGATGCCAAGGAAGAATTTCCCGGTTTGGGATTTGATCAGTCAAAACCCGACCTTGGTTAAGGCTACGGTTAGAGACTGGACCGATGGTGAAGCTATGGAGAGAATACTAATGGGAATAATCAACGAGATTATATTATCACCAGAAGAGGAGAAGATGTTGAGCTCTGATCATTGCAAGATATCTGTCGGGATTGTTCACGAACCTTTGGTGCCTCTTGCTCTTCAAGTTCCTCTAAGTCTGGTTAAGTGA